GTTTGCTTTATTTAATTGATGAAACTACTGAGCCTAGTTTAACATTAAAAACAGTAGGTCATCAATGATATTGAAGTTATGAATACTCAGATTTTAATGACATTGAATTCGATTCCTATATAATCCCTACAAATAGATTAGATTTAGCAGAATTTCGTTTGTTGGAAGTTGATAACCGAGTTATTTTACCTTATTTAACTCAGATTCGACTTTTAGTTACTGCAGCAGATGTTATTCATTCTTGAACTATTCCTAGTCTAGGGATTAAGGCTGATGCTATTCCAGGTCGACTAAATCAACTAAATGTATTTTTTAATCGACCTGGGGTTTTTTATGGGCAATGTTCAGAAATTTGTGGAGCTAATCATAGTTTTATGCCTATCAGTGTGGAGGCTATTAATCCAGTAGATTTTTTAACTTGAGTTAAATCTTTTTCATCAAATAGCTTAAAGTAAGCAAAAGCCTCTTAAGCTTAGTTATGTCAGTTAACGATTGACTTTGATGAGAGAAATTAGTTAAACAAATAACATTAGCTTGTCATGCTAAAATTACTTGGGATAGTATTTCTTTGTGCCACAAATTTGACCTATAAATTGAGTACTTTTATTTTTAACTTTCATTTCACTTTTTATGTTCTTC
This is a stretch of genomic DNA from Daphnia carinata mitochondrion, complete genome. It encodes these proteins:
- the COX2 gene encoding cytochrome c oxidase subunit II (TAA stop codon is completed by the addition of 3' A residues to the mRNA), with the protein product MSTWAQIGFQNSASPLMEQLIFFHDHALLILILITTLVGYFMISLVVNKFVNRYLLDGQMIEIIWTVLPAVILIILALPSLRLLYLIDETTEPSLTLKTVGHQWYWSYEYSDFNDIEFDSYMIPTNSLDLAEFRLLEVDNRVILPYLTQIRLLVTAADVIHSWTIPSLGIKADAIPGRLNQLNVFFNRPGVFYGQCSEICGANHSFMPISVEAINPVDFLTWVKSF